The genome window TGTCCCAGTTTGACCAGGATGAGGTCCCCCGCCGGGTGCCCGTACGTGTCGTTGACCTTCTTGAAGTGGTCGATGTCGAACAGGAGGAGTGTCAGGGGATGCGAGTAGTTCCGGGCGCGGCGCAACTCCGCCTCGAACCGCTGGGTGAAATATCCCCGGGAGTAGACCTTGGTCAGGGGGTCGATCGCTGCGCTTTGCTCCGCCGACTCGATCGTCGTGGCGTGCTGGAACGAGTTGCCGAGCAGGTCCGCCATCATCGATGCGAAGGCGATTTCCTCGCTCAGGCGGATTTCGCTCGAAACCACCACGAGGGCGCCCACGACCTCCGAATCCATGGTCACCGGGGCCACGAGATCCGGCATGATCCCGTTCCTTTCCAGGGAGTTCAACCCCACCGGCCATTGTGTTTTCGACGAGACGTGATCTTCCTTCGTGGTGACGACCCGGTTGGAAAGGGCCATCCCCAGGATTCCGTCATCGGGGCTGATGCGGATCTTTCCTTTCCAGTTCGCCGGGAAACCGACTCCCTCGACCAGAGTGAGCTGGGTTTCCCCCCTGGCCGGGGCGAAGAACCCGACCTGGGAGGCGTGGAAGAACTCCTTCATGAACCGGACGGCGATCGATGGTATGGCGGTGATGGCCAACCTCCCGGTCAGGCTCCTCACGATCATCGGGATCCGGGTGGCGATCTCCCTCTTCCGTTGGAGTTCCGCCTGCGTCTTGGTCATATCGTTGGTCAGTTCCTGATAGCTCCGCAGCAGACGCTCGGTTTCCGTCTTGCTCTCGGTCTGCGTGGATCGGCGGATCAGCCATCCGATGATGAACCCCAATAAGGTCCCCGCCATGGCGACCACCGCTATCAGTGGGGAAAACAGGTCCTGGCCCATCGCCTCTGTAACCCTTCCTCTTTCCGGGATCCGGTGCGCTATCCCTCGCCCTCCTACTCCGGGAGGCAGTGGGGGAGATTCCCGTTCGGGATGATAGTAACAACAAAGAGGGCGGAAAAAAACATCCCTGTTTACGATCCCGGAAAAATCGCGAACGTACTCTCCGCCTTCCTCCGGGCCAAGGCCTTCCCAACGGCCGGAAATGCGACAGGCCGGAAATGCGATTTTGCGGCGGCCCTTCCGTCCCTGTACAATACAGGGCAACGGTGGCGCGGCCGGATGGGGGAATGACCCATCCGCCGGGCGGCCCCAATCGCGCGGAGGAACAACAACCCGGGACCGGAAAGGGGAGACCCCTCCGCGATCCCGGGATCCAGGGGATGACCGATTTTCCCGACATCGGCGACCTGCCCGAACGGGCGGCGAATCTCGCCGCGAGGCTTTCGGAGTGCGACATCTGCCCCCGGGTCTGCCGGGTGAACCGGAAAGAGGGGGAACGGGGCGTCTGCGGCGTCGGGAAGAACGCCGCGGTGGCGTCGTTCGGCCCCCACTTCGGCGAGGAAGCCCCCCTGGTGGGGTACAAAGGCTCGGGGACCGTCTTCTTCTCCGGCTGCAACCTCCGGTGTGTCTTCTGCCAGAACTACGAGATCAGCCACCAGGTCGAGGGGAGCGAGGAGTCCGCGGAGAGGCTCGCCGGCATCTTCCTTTCGATCCGTTCGATGGGCTGCCACAACCTGAATTTGGTCACCCCGACGCACGTGACGCCCCAGGTCCTGGAGGCCCTGTCCATAGCCGCGTCGCGCGGGTTGGCAATCCCGGTGGTGTACAACTGCGGGGGGTACGAAAGCGTCGATACGCTGCGGCAGCTCGAGGGGGTGGTCGACATCTACATGCCCGACGTCAAGTTCCTCGACGCGGAGGCGGCGGCGCGGTACTGCGACGCCCCGGATTATCCCGAGGTGGTACGCGCGGCGCTTGCGGAGATGGCCCGTCAGGTGGGGCCTCTTTCCCTCGATCGCCACGGAATCGCCCGCCGGGGGCTTCTCGTCCGCCACCTCGTCATGCCCGGGGAGGCCTCGACGACCCGCCAAGTGATCGACTTTCTCGCCGAAGGGATCGGGAAGGACACCTACCTGAATCTGATGAACCAGTACCGCCCGTGCGGGCGGGCACTCGAGTTTCCGGAGATCGGCCGTCGCACCTCGGAAAGCGAGTGGCGGGAGGCGCGGGACTACGCCCTCGAAAAAGGGATGGTTCGCCTGGACGCAGTGTAGGGCCGCAGGGGAAACGGGGAGCCCCGCAGGGTCGCCGCGCCTTGACACCGGTCGCTCCGGGTTGGTACATTACAATTTAGCACTCTTCCTGTTCGAGTGCTAAATTCCTCCCCGGGAAAGGGAAAATGACGGCAGTGCTGGATGACCGAGGAGCGAAGGTGCTTCGCCTCATCGTCGAAGATTACATCGAATCGGCGGAGCCCGTCGGCTCGCGCACCATTTCCAAGAAGATGGGGCAGGTCCTCTCGCCCGCCACGATCCGGAACATCATGGCGGACCTCGAGGAGATGGGGTACCTGTGCCAGCCCCACACCTCGGCGGGGCGCATCCCCACCGGCGCGGGCTTCCGGTATTACGTCAACTACCTCCTCGCAAGGCGCCAGCTGGCCAGGTCCGAACGCGACCTGCTCCAGCAGGTGACGGGGGAAGAGAGCGCCGGCGCGGACGAGGTGGTGCGCCACGCCAGCCGCCTTCTGTCGAACCTCTCCCGGCATGCGTGCGTGGTCGTCGTCTCCCGGTACTTGCACCAGGTGCTCCGGTCCCTCGGTTTCCTCCGCGCGTCCAGCGAAAGGATTCTGCTGGTGGCCGTGCTCCAGGGCGGCTGGGTCCAGCACCGCCTCATCGAGGGAGAGCATCGCCTCACGTCCGACGAGCTCGAAAAGATCAACGCCTACCTGAACGAGATGGCGGTGGGGTTCACCCTTCCCCAGCTTCGCGTGAAGATCCTGAACGAGATGAAGAAGGAGAAGACGCGCTACGACCGCCTGATGCGCAAGGCCCTCCTGCTCGGATCCAAGGCCCTGGCCGATGCCGTTCCCGGGGAAGTCTACATCGAGGGGCGGGCCAACATTCTCGAGCAGCCGGAGTTCGCCGAGGACGTCCATAAGCTCAAGCGGATCCTCCACGCCTTCGAGGAGAAGAATATCATCCTGCGGCTTCTCGACGCCGCGCTCGAGAGCGACGCCATCCAGGTTTCCATCGGTTCCGAGAACCAGGTGGAGGATCTGCCCGAAATCGCGGTGGTCGCCTCGGGATATCACCAGGGGGAAAACGCGATGGGAGGGATCGGGCTCATCGGCCCGGTCCGCATGGATTACTCGCGGGTCATCCCCCTCGTGGAATACACGGCCCGTGTCTTGAGCTCCGTCCTGGAGCAACGATAGCGGCGCGGCCGGTTCCCCGCAATCGGACAAGCGGAAAGGAAGTCCCATCTCGACGAGACGAGGGGCATCGGATATGACGAAGAAGGAAAAAAGTCCCGAGCAGGATGCCGGAGAGGCCGCCGGGGAGATCCTTCCGGAGGCGGCGGAACCGGGGGAGCAGGAGGTCTGCTCCGAACCGGAGGAGGATGAGCTCGCCCGCGTCAAAAGCCGGCTGGCCTACCTCGCTGCGGAGTTCGACAATTACCGCAAGCGAGCGGCCCGGGAAAAGGAGGCGATCGTCTCCTTCGGGAACGAGCGGATCCTCCTCGCGATTCTGCCTTTCCTGGACAACCTGGAGCGGGCGATCACCCGATCCCGATCCACCGGGGAGGAAGGGGCCCTCTCCTCCGGTGTCCGGATGACATACGACCAGATCCTGGCCGAGCTCCGGAAGTTCGGGCTGGAGCAGATATCCGCCGTCGGGGAGCCGTTCGACCCGAACCTGCACGAGGCGATCGCCAGGGTCCCGTGGGGGGGAAAGCCCGAAGGCACGGTTCTGGATGAGAGCCGCAAGGGGTACCTCCTGAACGGGCGTCTTCTCCGCCCTTCCCAGGTGACCGTGGCGCATGGGGCGCCGGAGTCCGGACCGCCCGGCAGGGAGGGCGGCGACGGGCCCGGCTGTTCCGCGCAGGGGAGCGCAGATGGAGAGACGTGATTACTACGATGTGCTCGGCGTGCAGAGGACCTGCACCCTCGAGGACCTGAAGAGGGTCTACCGGAAGCTCGCCCTCGAATACCACCCGGACCGCAACTCCGGCAACCAGGAGGCCGAGGAGCGTTTCAAGGAGGTCAACGAGGCCTACTCCGTCCTCTCCGACCCGCAGAGAAGGGAGCAGTACGACATGTACGGCCACGCGGCGCCGTCCGGCCAGGGGTTCGAGGGGTTCGGGGGATTCGGCTTCGCAGGCGTGGAGGAGATCTTCAACGAGTTCTTCGGGCTCGGGTCCGTTTTCGGCGGGGTCCGCGACCGGTCCCGCCGGGGGGCGGACCTCCGGTACAACCTCGCCGTCAAGTTCGAGGAGGCGGTGTTCGGGACCGAGAAGGAGATCGTGGTCCCCCGGACCGGGTCCTGCCGGGAGTGCTCGGGGACGGGGGCGAAGAAGGGGACCCGCCCGGAAAGGTGCGGCGCATGCAACGGCCGCGGGCAGGTGACCGTCCAGCAGGGGTTTTTCTCCCTTTCCCGGACGTGCGGGCGGTGCCGCGGCACGGGCGAGGTGATCAAGGAGCACTGTCCCGCATGCGCCGGAAGCGGGATGGTCCAGGAAAAGAGGCCGCTCAAGATCAAGGTGCCCCCCGGGGTGGACAACGAGACCCGCCTGAAACTGCGGGGAGAGGGGGAGGCCGGGCGCGGAGGCGCCTCCGCGGGAGACCTCTACGTCGTGATCTCGGTGGGGGACCATCCGTTCTTCGCGAGGAAGGGGGCGGACCTGTTCTGCGAGGTGCCGATCACCTTCTCGCAGGCGGCCCTCGGGAGCGAGATCGAGGTGCCCACGCTCTCCGGCAGGAAAAAGATCACCATCCCTCCGGGTACGCCGTCCGGGCACGAGTTCGTCATCCGGGGAGAGGGGGTCACGGTCATCAATTCCCACCGCAGGGGGAACCTCGTGGTGCGCGTCCTGATCGACGTGCCGAAGAAACTGACGAAGCGTCAGAAGGAACTGCTGGCCGAGTTCCAGCAGATCTGCGAGCATTCGCCGGGGTCCGCATCCCGGACCTTTTTCGAGAAGGTCAAGGAGATCTTCGGTTGAGCTCCGCCTCCGGGCCGCGCGGCGGATCCGGTCCGGCCATCGGGGTGGGTCCGGCGCGACGGGCGCGCGCCTTCCCCGGCCTGGCCTTCCTCATTTTGGCTCTCCTCCTGACGCCGGCGCGCGGGGAGGAGCCGCCGCCCTTTCTGGGGTCGCTTTCCGATACGGTGCCGGTGGAACGCCCGGCCGGGACGACGGTCGGGAAGGGAGGAACCCCGGGGGGGATCGTTCCCCTGGCCCTCCTTCGGAACGCCGAGACGGAATTCCGGTCCGGGGACCCCGCCAAGGCACTCTCCCTGTTTCTCGACCTCGCGTACAACTTTTCCGACGACGAGCGCAAGGGGTTCGTCTGGATGAGGGTCGCCGACCTGCTCCTGGCGAGGCAGGAGTTCCGGCAGGCCCTCGACGCGGCGGACAAGGCGGTCCTTCTGTCCCGGGCGCGCTTCCTCGTTCTCTCCGCGATGGATCGGAAGTTCCGGATCTACCGGGAATTGCGATGGGATACCGAGGCCCGCCAGGCCGCGGCGTATCTATTGGACCAGGGATACATCGACGCGGACTCGTCGGAACTCCTTTCGGGGATGGCCCGCGCGGACGCCCGGGAAGGAAAGATCTCCCTGGCGCTGTCCGAATACACCCGGGCGATCTCCTCGGCGGCCGATCCCGGGGTCACCCGGCGTCTCGCGGACGAACGGAACGCCCTGATCGACGGGTTGGCGGACATCCCGGCGCTCTGGGATGCCGCGCAGTCGGAGGAGAATTCCGAGATCCGGGCCCACCTGTACCTGCATCTCGGCCGGCTGGCGGTCCGGAGAGGGTTTTCCGGTATGGGAGCCTTCGCCCTGGAGAGGGCATCCCGCACCGGAGGGGCATCGGGCGAGGAAGCGGCCCGGCAGGTGTCCCGCCTGGAGAAGTTCCTCGGTTCCCGGCCGAAGATCGCGGGGCTCGTCCCCTTGAGCGGGAAGTACGCGGACCTGGGGTTCGCCGTGCTCTGCGGGGCGGAAGTGGCGATCCGCCGCTCGCGCAGCCAGGAGGCGGAGCCCCTGTCTCCGGTGCTGCGCTGGATGGACACGGAAGGACAGCCCGGGAGGGCCCGCGTGCTGTTCCAGATGGCCTTCGCCGAGAGGTCCGTGATCGGGTTCATCGGGCCGCTCACGGGGGAGGAAGGGCATTCGGTGAGCGCCGTCTTCGATCCGAAGTCTCCCCCGGTCCTCTACCTGGGGCAGAAGACGATCCCGGAGAAGCCGTTCCTCTACTCGTTCGGGCTCACCCCGAGGCAGGAGGCGCGCGCGGTCCTGTCCCATCTGGCGAGGAAAGGGAGAAACGACCTGATCCTTTTCCACCCGGATAACGGCTATGGCCGCGGGTTCGCGGACGCGGTGGCCGCCGCAGCCGGGGAGACGGGCGTCCGGGTGGGCAGGACGGTTTCCTACAGCCCGGAAACCAGCGATTTCACGGGCGTGATACGCAAGGCGGTGGGAAACGCCGCCTTCTCCCGCTTTTCCTCCGGGAAGGAGAAGGGTGCGGCGATGAAACTGCCGCAGGATGCGATCCTCATCGCGGACCGTTGGGAAAAGGTGTTTCTCCTCGCCTCCCAACTCCGGTTCTACAACATCTACCTTCCCCTGGCCGGCTTTTCGGGGTGGAACAACGAGGAACTGCTCGGGAAGGCCAAGGATGCCGTGAACGGCTCCGTGTTCTCCGTGGACTACGCCGGCGGGGGGGCGGGGTCTCCGGGAGAGATGTTCCGGAAGGAGTACGAGGAGGCGCTGGGACGCAGCCCCTCCCGCTTCGAGGCGATGGGGTATGACGCCGCCCTTCTTCTGGCGGAATCGTCCCGCCTCGAGGCCGCGAACGATTCCCGTCCGGCGGAAGAGGAAACCCGCGGGAAGATCGTCCGGTTACGGACATTCCGGGGGGTCACCGGAACGTTCCAGTTCGGGCCCGCCGGAGAGGTGCGCCGGAAGGTTTCCCTCCTGGCCGTGGAACTCGGGAACTTCATCCCGGTCCCGGAGCCCTAGCTCTCTTCCCCCATGAGGAACCGGTTCGAAGAGGAGGTAAGGGATGTCTTCGCCGCAGGCGGCCCGCTCGCCCGCGCGCTTGCCGGGTTCGAGCCGAGGCCCGGCCAGTTGCGGCTGGCCCTGGCCTGGGCGGGCGCTCTCGCCCGCGGGGAGACCCTGGTGGCGGAGGCGGGGACCGGCAGCGGGAAAACGCTTGCCTACCTGATCCCCTCCGTCCTGTCGGGGCGCAAGACGGTCGTTTCCACGGGGACGAAGACGCTCCAGCAGCAGATCGTCGAAAACGACGTCCCCCTCGTCCGGGAGACGCTGCGGTCCTCCTTTTCCTGCGTCGTGGTGAAAGGCCGCGGGAATTATCTCTGCCGCCGCCGGTGGAAGCGCTTCGCCGCCGAGCCGCTCTTCGAGTTTCCCGGGGAGGCGGGGCACTACGAGAGAATGCGCCGTTTCGCCGAGACGACGCGGATTGGGGATATCTCCGAATGCCCGGGCATTCCCGACGATTTTCACGCATGGTCGGAGGTCAACGCCCGGAGCGAGATGTGCGACCCCTCGTCCTGCCCGGAAACCGAGCGGTGCTTCCTCGCGGAAGTCCGTCGCCGCGCCCAGTCGGCGGACCTGGTGGTGGTGAACCACCACCTCTACTTTGCCGATCTGTCGATCCGGAGGAAGAGGGAGGGGGCGCCGGACCCGTCCGGGAGAGGGGGGATGGGCCGGGGCGGGGAAGTCCTCCCCCCGGCCGACGCCGTGATTTTCGACGAGGCCCACGGCATCGAGGAGGTCGCTTCCTCATTTTTCGGAGTGTCCGTCTCGCTCGCCCGGGCCCTGGAACTGTTCCGGGATCTCACTCGCGCCGCCCGGAGGGATGAGAAGGGGTGGCGGCTTATTCCTCCCGCCGCGGAGGAGTTCCGGAGGACCGCCGATGCGCTGTTCCGCTCGGCGGGAAGCGGCGAGGGAAGGTTCTTTCTCCCGCGGCCGGGTGCGGACCGGATCTTCGACCGGCTCTCCGCGGATCTCCTGCGGACGGGGGAGGAGCTGTCCCGGGCCCTCTCCTCCACTCCGGGAACCCTGTTCCTGGACGAGGATTCGGCGGGGGAGGCGGAGGCCCTCCTGCGCAGGGTCGATTCCTTCGCGGGGGACTTCGGGCTCCTCCGCGAATCGGATCCGGCGACCGCCGTGGCGTGGGGGGAACGCCGGGGGAACGCCGTGTCGCTGCAGCGAACTCCCGTCGAGGTCTCGCCCTTTCTCGCCGAAGGGTTGTGGAGCGGGGGCTTCCCGGTCCTGTTGACCTCGGCGACCCTGTCCGTTTCCGGGACCTTTTCCTATTTCCGGAAACGGGTGGGCCTTGCCGAGGTTGCCGCAAAGGAACTGATCGTGGATAATGAGTTTGACTTCGCTGGAAAAGCGCTGGTTTACGTGCCTGCCGGCCTTCCCGATCCCGGCGACGAGGGGTTTCCGGCTTCCGCGGCCAGGGAAATCGCGGAGATCCTGGGTTTGTCCGGCGGCGGCGGGCTCGTTCTCTGCACGAGTTACCGGACGCTCGGCGCGCTGGTGGAGGGATTGAGGGGGATATGGCCTCACCCGCTGCTCGTCCAGGGAGAGGCCCCCCGAACGCACCTCCTCAAGGCGTTCCGGGAGGATGCGGACACGGTCCTGATCGGTACCGGGACGTTCTGGGAGGGGATCGACGTTCCCGGCGAGTCGCTTCGCTGCGTGGTGATCGACAAACTCCCCTTCGCCCCGCCGAACGACCCGGTGGTGACGGCCCGTATCCAGGCGATCCGGGAGAAGGAGGGGGACCCCTTTTACGACTACCAGGTCCCCGAGGCGGTGCTGGCGCTGCGGCAGGGGATCGGGCGTCTGTTGCGGAGATATGACGATTTCGGGGTGATCGCCCTCCTCGACCACAGGGTGATCACGAGAGGATACGGGGCGATCTTCCGGGATAACCTCCCCGCGATGCCTTGGACCCGCGACCGGACCGTGGTGTCGGAGTTCTTCCGTCGTTTCCGGGAGGGACGGGAAGGGGGCAGGGAGAGGAAAAGGCGATGATACGAAAGGCGGTATTTCCGGCGGCGGGTTTCGGAACGCGGTTCCTTCCGGCCACGAAGGCTTCTCCCAAGGAGATGCTGCCTCTCGTGGACAAGCCGCTCATCCAGCACGGCGTGGAGGAGGCGCGAGCCGCCGGCATCCGGGACATGATCATCGTGACCGGCCGGGGAAAGCACGCGATCGAGGATCACTTCGACGTCGCCTACGAGCTGGAGGACCTTCTCCAGAAGAAGGGGGACGGCGCGCAGCTCGCCATCGTCCGGGCGATCACGGACCTGGCCGACTTCTTCTACGTGAGGCAGCACATGCCTCTCGGCCTGGGGCACGCCGTCCTGCGGACCATGGACATCGTCGGGGAGGAGCCGTTCGCCGTCGTCCTCGCCGACGACGTGATCGACTCGAAGGTCCCCGTGCTCCGCCAGATGATCGACGTCTACGAGAGATACAGCGCCGACTCGGTCCTCGCGATCCAGCGGGTGCCCCGGGATCAAGTCTCGCGGTACGGCATCATAAAGGGAAAGAGAGTCGCGGAAGGGGTGTACGAGGTGCTGGACTTGGTCGAGAAGCCGAAGCCCGCCAAGGCGCCGTCGGACCTGGCGATCATCGGCCGGTACATCCTCTCTCCCGCCATCTTTCCCGCTCTGGTGGCGACCCGTCCCGGCGCGGGGGGGGAGATCCAGCTCACCGACGCGCTCCGATCGCTGGTCGCCCGGGAACGGATGCTCGGGTACGAGTTCGAGGGGGTTCGGTACGACGCGGGGAACAAGCTCGGTTTCCTGATGGCCAACATCGCATTCGCCCTGAAGGACCCGGAGTTGGGGCCGGGCCTGCGCGCCTTCCTTGCCAAGGAGAGAAAGAGATGAGCAAAACGCCCAAAAGAAGG of Candidatus Deferrimicrobiaceae bacterium contains these proteins:
- a CDS encoding sensor domain-containing diguanylate cyclase; translated protein: MGQDLFSPLIAVVAMAGTLLGFIIGWLIRRSTQTESKTETERLLRSYQELTNDMTKTQAELQRKREIATRIPMIVRSLTGRLAITAIPSIAVRFMKEFFHASQVGFFAPARGETQLTLVEGVGFPANWKGKIRISPDDGILGMALSNRVVTTKEDHVSSKTQWPVGLNSLERNGIMPDLVAPVTMDSEVVGALVVVSSEIRLSEEIAFASMMADLLGNSFQHATTIESAEQSAAIDPLTKVYSRGYFTQRFEAELRRARNYSHPLTLLLFDIDHFKKVNDTYGHPAGDLILVKLG
- a CDS encoding radical SAM protein is translated as MTDFPDIGDLPERAANLAARLSECDICPRVCRVNRKEGERGVCGVGKNAAVASFGPHFGEEAPLVGYKGSGTVFFSGCNLRCVFCQNYEISHQVEGSEESAERLAGIFLSIRSMGCHNLNLVTPTHVTPQVLEALSIAASRGLAIPVVYNCGGYESVDTLRQLEGVVDIYMPDVKFLDAEAAARYCDAPDYPEVVRAALAEMARQVGPLSLDRHGIARRGLLVRHLVMPGEASTTRQVIDFLAEGIGKDTYLNLMNQYRPCGRALEFPEIGRRTSESEWREARDYALEKGMVRLDAV
- the hrcA gene encoding heat-inducible transcriptional repressor HrcA, producing the protein MTAVLDDRGAKVLRLIVEDYIESAEPVGSRTISKKMGQVLSPATIRNIMADLEEMGYLCQPHTSAGRIPTGAGFRYYVNYLLARRQLARSERDLLQQVTGEESAGADEVVRHASRLLSNLSRHACVVVVSRYLHQVLRSLGFLRASSERILLVAVLQGGWVQHRLIEGEHRLTSDELEKINAYLNEMAVGFTLPQLRVKILNEMKKEKTRYDRLMRKALLLGSKALADAVPGEVYIEGRANILEQPEFAEDVHKLKRILHAFEEKNIILRLLDAALESDAIQVSIGSENQVEDLPEIAVVASGYHQGENAMGGIGLIGPVRMDYSRVIPLVEYTARVLSSVLEQR
- a CDS encoding nucleotide exchange factor GrpE; translated protein: MTKKEKSPEQDAGEAAGEILPEAAEPGEQEVCSEPEEDELARVKSRLAYLAAEFDNYRKRAAREKEAIVSFGNERILLAILPFLDNLERAITRSRSTGEEGALSSGVRMTYDQILAELRKFGLEQISAVGEPFDPNLHEAIARVPWGGKPEGTVLDESRKGYLLNGRLLRPSQVTVAHGAPESGPPGREGGDGPGCSAQGSADGET
- the dnaJ gene encoding molecular chaperone DnaJ, producing MERRDYYDVLGVQRTCTLEDLKRVYRKLALEYHPDRNSGNQEAEERFKEVNEAYSVLSDPQRREQYDMYGHAAPSGQGFEGFGGFGFAGVEEIFNEFFGLGSVFGGVRDRSRRGADLRYNLAVKFEEAVFGTEKEIVVPRTGSCRECSGTGAKKGTRPERCGACNGRGQVTVQQGFFSLSRTCGRCRGTGEVIKEHCPACAGSGMVQEKRPLKIKVPPGVDNETRLKLRGEGEAGRGGASAGDLYVVISVGDHPFFARKGADLFCEVPITFSQAALGSEIEVPTLSGRKKITIPPGTPSGHEFVIRGEGVTVINSHRRGNLVVRVLIDVPKKLTKRQKELLAEFQQICEHSPGSASRTFFEKVKEIFG
- a CDS encoding ABC transporter substrate-binding protein is translated as MGPARRARAFPGLAFLILALLLTPARGEEPPPFLGSLSDTVPVERPAGTTVGKGGTPGGIVPLALLRNAETEFRSGDPAKALSLFLDLAYNFSDDERKGFVWMRVADLLLARQEFRQALDAADKAVLLSRARFLVLSAMDRKFRIYRELRWDTEARQAAAYLLDQGYIDADSSELLSGMARADAREGKISLALSEYTRAISSAADPGVTRRLADERNALIDGLADIPALWDAAQSEENSEIRAHLYLHLGRLAVRRGFSGMGAFALERASRTGGASGEEAARQVSRLEKFLGSRPKIAGLVPLSGKYADLGFAVLCGAEVAIRRSRSQEAEPLSPVLRWMDTEGQPGRARVLFQMAFAERSVIGFIGPLTGEEGHSVSAVFDPKSPPVLYLGQKTIPEKPFLYSFGLTPRQEARAVLSHLARKGRNDLILFHPDNGYGRGFADAVAAAAGETGVRVGRTVSYSPETSDFTGVIRKAVGNAAFSRFSSGKEKGAAMKLPQDAILIADRWEKVFLLASQLRFYNIYLPLAGFSGWNNEELLGKAKDAVNGSVFSVDYAGGGAGSPGEMFRKEYEEALGRSPSRFEAMGYDAALLLAESSRLEAANDSRPAEEETRGKIVRLRTFRGVTGTFQFGPAGEVRRKVSLLAVELGNFIPVPEP
- a CDS encoding ATP-dependent DNA helicase, which produces MRNRFEEEVRDVFAAGGPLARALAGFEPRPGQLRLALAWAGALARGETLVAEAGTGSGKTLAYLIPSVLSGRKTVVSTGTKTLQQQIVENDVPLVRETLRSSFSCVVVKGRGNYLCRRRWKRFAAEPLFEFPGEAGHYERMRRFAETTRIGDISECPGIPDDFHAWSEVNARSEMCDPSSCPETERCFLAEVRRRAQSADLVVVNHHLYFADLSIRRKREGAPDPSGRGGMGRGGEVLPPADAVIFDEAHGIEEVASSFFGVSVSLARALELFRDLTRAARRDEKGWRLIPPAAEEFRRTADALFRSAGSGEGRFFLPRPGADRIFDRLSADLLRTGEELSRALSSTPGTLFLDEDSAGEAEALLRRVDSFAGDFGLLRESDPATAVAWGERRGNAVSLQRTPVEVSPFLAEGLWSGGFPVLLTSATLSVSGTFSYFRKRVGLAEVAAKELIVDNEFDFAGKALVYVPAGLPDPGDEGFPASAAREIAEILGLSGGGGLVLCTSYRTLGALVEGLRGIWPHPLLVQGEAPRTHLLKAFREDADTVLIGTGTFWEGIDVPGESLRCVVIDKLPFAPPNDPVVTARIQAIREKEGDPFYDYQVPEAVLALRQGIGRLLRRYDDFGVIALLDHRVITRGYGAIFRDNLPAMPWTRDRTVVSEFFRRFREGREGGRERKRR
- the galU gene encoding UTP--glucose-1-phosphate uridylyltransferase GalU encodes the protein MIRKAVFPAAGFGTRFLPATKASPKEMLPLVDKPLIQHGVEEARAAGIRDMIIVTGRGKHAIEDHFDVAYELEDLLQKKGDGAQLAIVRAITDLADFFYVRQHMPLGLGHAVLRTMDIVGEEPFAVVLADDVIDSKVPVLRQMIDVYERYSADSVLAIQRVPRDQVSRYGIIKGKRVAEGVYEVLDLVEKPKPAKAPSDLAIIGRYILSPAIFPALVATRPGAGGEIQLTDALRSLVARERMLGYEFEGVRYDAGNKLGFLMANIAFALKDPELGPGLRAFLAKERKR